A stretch of DNA from Actinomycetota bacterium:
TCCTCCTGGTACATACCCTCCAGGTCGACCAGGCGCAAGGCCTCGAGTTCGTCCACGGTCACGACCACTTCCTCGAGCTCGAGCATGGGAATCCCCCGCGGTTTAAAATACTCCGCCTTGGGGGACTCGCGTACGAGCCTTGGTTTGATCGGCCTGGCCAATTCCTTATCTCCCTCCGGCTTCGCCGTTTGCCTACGAATATATCACATTCACAGTATACACTCGCTGCCGGTCACCGCCGTCGACGGATCATGCGCATATAGGAGCCGTCCCGGTACGGACTCAACCGGCGTGCACGGACGGAAAGGGCGCCGGCCGGCTTACGGCCTGCGCCCCGTCTTCAACTTTATATGGGGATGCGGCTTAGAACGCCGACTCTGGCTTCCACTCCTTCCACACCTTTCCGGCCAGGTCCGGCCTGGGCTTGAGGGTCGGCTTTCCGGGCTGCCATCCCGAGGGGGTGACCTCGCCGGTCTCGCTCACATACTGGTATGTTTTCACCTGGCGTATAAGCTCGCTGACGTTTCGGCCCACCGGCGGGGTGAGGACCTCCATGGCCTGGACTATCCCCTCGGGATCGATGATGAAACGCCCACGGACGTCTACTCCCGCCTCCTCATCGTAGACGCCGAATGCCGTACCGATACGGCCACCGGCGTCGGAGAGCATGGGGTAAGGGACGCCCCCCTCCGTCCACGTACGCGCTTGCCTCGAAATCGGGGGCTGGCTTGCCCACCAGTACTCCCATCTTCGGTCCTCCCTTCATCTCCCCTGTCTCTCCCGGTGCGGTCTCTGCCGGCGCTTGAGCGTGTAGCCGTATCCCCCTGCCAGCTCCACGGCGGAAGACGCGATCTCCTCCAGCTTGCCGCTTACGAAGAGCTTGAGCATGCACAGCTCGCAGTGGCAGGGATCACCGGCATCCAGCCTACCCGCGGCCGCTTGCAGCGATATCTTCATCGACTCGATGCTGGTGGCCATGTCGCTCATGCGGAAATAGAGCGCCTGGTGGCCGGCGAGCGCCCTGCCGCCCTGTCTCCTCTCCCCAGCGTATCGCGAGACCGTCTCCAGGCAGGCGCGGGCCATACCCGCGGCCATGGCCGCGACCAGGAGCGCCGCCCCGTCGAAGAGGGACAGCAGGTCATCCCTTACCATGCCTTCTCGGAGCAGGTTGCCGGCGGGAAAGGCGCAGTCCTGAAGCACCAGCGCGTGGTTTGGAAGCCCTTCCCATCCGCTGAAGCGGTAGCGGTGGGCCAGGTGCAGCCCGGGACTCGACGAGGATATATAGGCCGCCGCGATGCCTTCGGGCCCCTTCAGGAAAGCGAGCAGGCCGCTCTCCTCTCCAGGCGCGGTGTTGGTCACGAAACACTTGTTGCCACTTGCGTAACAGGCCTCTCCCTTTCTCTCCAGGGAGGTCCGCAGGTCGGCAAAGTCGGTGCCCGCCTCCGGCTCGGTCAGTGCGACAGCCCCCAGGACATCACATCTCGCAAGCGGCGGCAGGAGATCCGCCGCCTGGCGTCCATCGGCCCAGAGGAGCAGGCCGGCCGTGCACACCAGGTGGGAGAGGAGCATCATAGCCAGGACCGGATCCGCCAGGGCCAGTTCTTCGATCACGATAGCCGCCTCGGCCCATCCTCCCCCTTCCCCTCCCATCTCCGTGGGGATGAGGATCCCGGGATAGCCCGCCCCCTTGAGCGCACGGAACCGCAGTAGAAGAAGCCCCTCATCCCCTTGAGGCATCAGTCCGTCCTCTTTGAGTATGCGGGCACAAAAATCGCAGGCCTGGGCGCGCAACATCGACTGTAGGTCGTTCTCTTCACACGAGGGCATGTTCTCTCCCCCCTGTCGATCAAGCATCACGCGCCTGCTTGTTCCCACGTGGCTGTCCGTATGATACACGTCATGGGACACATGAGTAACAATATAGACATATGCCCATTATATCCCTAAAATATCATTAGTCGCGGAAAGCA
This window harbors:
- a CDS encoding acyl-CoA dehydrogenase family protein — protein: MPSCEENDLQSMLRAQACDFCARILKEDGLMPQGDEGLLLLRFRALKGAGYPGILIPTEMGGEGGGWAEAAIVIEELALADPVLAMMLLSHLVCTAGLLLWADGRQAADLLPPLARCDVLGAVALTEPEAGTDFADLRTSLERKGEACYASGNKCFVTNTAPGEESGLLAFLKGPEGIAAAYISSSSPGLHLAHRYRFSGWEGLPNHALVLQDCAFPAGNLLREGMVRDDLLSLFDGAALLVAAMAAGMARACLETVSRYAGERRQGGRALAGHQALYFRMSDMATSIESMKISLQAAAGRLDAGDPCHCELCMLKLFVSGKLEEIASSAVELAGGYGYTLKRRQRPHRERQGR